The sequence GACTCGAGTCTTGCCGACCCCGCCCGGGCCCTGGACCGTCACCAGCCGATGCTCGTCGAACGAGGCGACGATGGCCGCGATGTCGTCGTCGCGGCCGATGAGATCCGAGGACTCCACCAGGAGTCCGACCGTCCGGGCGCGTCTGCCCGGCCGCGGCGATGCCTGCGCGTCCGACGCCACCCCTGACGTCGCCGAACTGCTCTCCGCGGCAAGGAGTTCGGCGTTCACGGCAGTGGCCCGCGGGCCAGGATCCGCACCCAGCTGTTCGGACAGGGACCGGCGCAGGCGCGCGAACACCGCCAGCGCGTCAGCGGTCCGCCCCTCCCCCGCCAGCGCGCGCATCAGGTCGACGTGCGCCGACTCGTCCAACGGGTCGGCGCGACAACGCCTGTCAGCGATTTCGCGCGCGGTCACGAAGTCTCCCGCGGCGAGCGCGACGCCGACGTGACGCTGGTCGAGGGCGTCGCGCTGGTGATCCGCGCGCGTCTTCACATCGGCGGCGAGGCCGAAGGGACCGTCGTCGTCGAGATCGTCGCCGGGTACGCCCCGCCACCATCCTGACGCGGCGGCCAGCGCTGCCGGCCGCCCGTCGTCGATGAGATCGGCGACCACCTCCAGATCGGTGCGGCACCCGACGAGTCGGTATCCGTTGCCGACACCTTCGAGGCGGCCGGGGCCGAGCAGTGGACGCAGGCGCGAGATCTGGGTGTGCAGGGCAGGCATCGGCGACCGCGGCGGATCATCGCCCCACACATCGACGATCAGCCGCTCGGCCGACCGGGTTCGCCCGTCCGCGAGCGCCAGCGAGGCAAGGAGCCTGCGGGCGCGTACCCCTGGCACGGCGACCAGGCCTTCCGGCTCGGCACGACCCACCGCAACCGGCCCCAACAGACCGATGACGGTGACGTTCTCGGACGCGGACACCCAGTCAGGTTAACGCCACAGCGCGCTGGGCGACCGCACCGCCGTCGCGCGCACAGCGGGCAGACCGGCCGACCATCGGGCGTGTATGAATGTATCCATGGCGCGCAGCTATCCCCTCGAGTCCATCGACCTCGATTTCTTCGAATCCGCACCGGTCACCTACCGGATTGATGTGAACCTGCCCGTCACGCCGCAGCGGGCGTGGGCCGAGTTCACCCGGCAGAACACACTCGATTGGTGTCGCGCAATCAAATCCATCGAGTTCACCTCCCCGCCACCGTATGGCGTGGGCACCACCCGGAAGGCCTCGCTCGGGGTCGCCGGGTTGTCTGAACACTTCTTCGTCTGGGACGAGGACGACGCCGCGGGCGAGTATCGCAATGCCTTCTACGCGGCCTCCGCGTCGACACCGGGACTCAAGCGGTTCGGGGAACTCACCGAAGTGCGTCCCGCGGAGGTCGGCTGCCGACTGATCTGGTCGTTCGCACTCGAACTCGCCACCTCGGCCAAGGCGGTCACCGCCTTCTCCGGGCCCACCGCGGCCACGGTCTTCAAGACCGTCGAAACCGACACGATTCGCCACTTCGCCAAATTCGCACCCCAGTCCTGACCGACAGCAACCCCAATCCCGCCGACAGCAACCGTCATCCCGTCGACAGCAACCGGTTCCGCGCCGACGGCAACGTGTGTGCGTGCGACCGGCAGTCCCCTCTGCCGCAGCACGTTGCCGTCGGCGGGATTGGGGTTGCTGTCGGCGGGATTGTGGTTGCTGTCAGCGAGGTTTCGGTTGCCGTCGGCGGCGCGGAGGTTCACTCCCGCAGGAAACCCGCCTCCGACAGCGCGTGACGGACTTCGCGCTGGTGCTCAGGTCCGCGGGTCTCGACACTGACTGTCACCTGCACCTCGTCGAGATAGAGATCGTCGGCCACCCGGGAGTGGACCACGTCGACCACGCTGGCACCGCGGTCACGGAGCAATTCCAGGAGAGCGATCAGCCCGCCCGGGCGATCGGAGACCGTTGCGGTGACGGTGAGGAATCGACCGGCCGCCGTGAGCCCGTGGGTCGTGACGTGGCTCAGCAACAACGGATCGATGTTGCCGCCGGAGACGACGACGCACACCTTGCCCGACAGCGCGAGCCCACCGGAAGCCACGGCGGCGACGGCGGCCGCCCCGGCCGGCTCGACGATCAGCTTGGCGCGTTCGAGCATCAGCAGGAGAGCCGTGCTCAACGACTCCTCACTCACCGTCACCACCGAGTCGACCAACTCGCTGATGTGAGCAAACGGGACCTCACCGGGCATCGCGACGGCGATTCCGTCGGCCATGGTGTTCATCGACTCGGCCGCCACCGGGTGTCCTTCTGCGAGCGATCGCGGCCACGCGGCGGCCTGTGCCGCCTGCACCCCGATGACCGAGACCTCGGGGCGTCGTGGCTTCACCGCCGCGGCGATCCCGGCCAACAGGCCTCCCCCACCGAGCGGCACGACGATCGCATCGACGTCGGGGATCTGGGTCAGGATTTCCGATCCGACGGTCGCCTGTCCGGCGACGATGTCGGAGTGGTCGAACGGATGGACCAGCACGGCACCCGTCTCGTCGGCGAACCGCCGCGCCGCGACGAGCGCCTCATCGACCGTCGAGCCCTCGAGAACGACCTCGGCACCATAGGCTTTCGTCGCCGCGACCTTGGGTAGCGCCGCGCCACGCGGCATGTATACGCGGGCGGTGATGCCGAGTGTGCCTGCCGACCAGGCGACTCCCTGTGCATGGTTTCCCGCGCTGGCCGCGACCACCCCCCGAGCCCGTTCCTCCGCCGACAGTCGGGAGATGCGCAGGTAGGCCCCACGCGGTTTGAACGAGCCGGTGCGCTGCAGGTTCTCGCATTTCAGCCACACCTCGCAGCCGATTCGTTCCGACAGCACCCGTGAGGCGATGACCGGGGTACGACGCATGACGCCGGACAGCGCCTGCCCTGCGTCGTCGATCTCGGCGGAGGTGAGCAACATGGTCGCCAGTATCGGCCCTCGGCCGTCCGAAATCAGCCCAACGCGTTCTCGAGATCGCCGAGGAGATCGGCGATGTCCTCGATACCGACCGACAGACGCACCAGATCGGCGGGCACCTCCAGCAGCGAGCCGGCGGTCGATGCGTGGGTCATGGCACCGGGATGCTCGATCAACGACTCGATGCCGCCGAGCGACTCGGCAAGTGTGAACACCTCGGTCCGTGCGCAGAACTCCTGCGCCGCAACCTGTCCGCCCTTGACCCGAACCGACACCATGCCGCCGAATCGCCGCATCTGCTTGGCCGCGACGTCGTGGCCGGGGTGCATGGGCAGACCCGGGTACAGGACCGAATCGATCTTGGGATGTGACGACAGGTAGTCGACGACCTTTTCGGCGTTGTCGCAGTGCCGGTCCATGCGCACGGCGAGCGTCTTGATGCCGCGCATGGTGAGGTAGGCGTCGAACGGGCCCGGCACCGCACCGGCACCGTTCTGCAAGAACGCCACCGCATCGTCGAGTTCTTCGCTGTTGGTGACCAGTGCGCCGCCGACCACGTCGGAGTGCCCGCCCAGATACTTGGTCGTCGAGTGCAGCACCACGTCGGCGCCGAGGGTGATCGGCTGCTGCAGGTACGGCGAGGCGAAGGTGTTGTCCACCACGAGTTTTGCCCCGGCCTCGTGCGCGACTGCGGCGAGCGCCTCGATGTCGCCGACATTCAGGAGCGGATTGGTCGGGGTCTCGATCCAGACCAGCTTGGTGGCGGGCGTGATGGCGGCCCGCACCGCGTCGACGTCGGACACGGGTGCCGCCGAGTACGTGATCCCCCACTGCGAGAAGACCTTGTCGATGAGACGGAAGGTGCCCCCATAGGCGTCGTTCGGGATCACCATGTGGTCGCCGGGACGCAGGGTGGCGCGCAGCAGTGCGTCGGTCGCGGCCATACCGGATGCGAATCCCCGCCCGTACTCGCCGCGTTCCAGCGCGGCGATGTTGGCCTCGAGTACCCGCCGGGTCGGGTTACCGGTCCGTGCGTACTCGAATCCGTCGCGGAGGCCGCCCACGCCGTCCTGCGCGAACGTCGAGCTGGCATAGATCGGCACGTTCACGGCGCCGGTCCGTGGGTCCGGTTCGTATCCGGCATGGATGGCCTGGGTGGAAAATCCTTGCCAGCGGGTCGAATCCGCGGCACTACGCTTCTCGCTCATGACTCGACTTCCTATCCGACGATGGGGTTGCTGCTGACAAAGGCCAGCAGATCGTGGCGGGTGATGACGCCGATCGGCTTGCCGTCCTCCACCACCATGAGGGCATCCGACTCCGACAGCACCTTGGTCGCCGCGGAGACCGGCTCGCCGGACCCGATGAGCGGGAACGGATCACCCATGTGCGCCGAGACCGGGTCGGCCAGACTCGCGCGGCCCTCGAACACCGCCCCCAACAGGTCCCGCTCGGTGACCGCGCCGGCGACCTCACCGGCCATCACCGGCGGCTCGGCCCCCACCACCGGCATCTGGGAGACGCCGTACTCACGGAGGATCTCGATGGCGTCGCGCAGAGTCTCCGACGGGTGGGTGTGCACCAGGTCGGGCAACGCTCCGGCCTTTCCGCGCAACACGTCACCGACGAGCGGTTCGGTCGTCTTGCCGTCGAGCGGGGACCGGAGGAAGCCGTAGCTGCTCATCCACTTGTCGTTGAAGATCTTGCCCAGATAGCCGCGGCCGCCGTCGGGCAACAACACGACGACCACCGCATCCGGCCCCTCACGTTCGGCGACCTGCAATGCGGCCACCACGGCCATGCCGCACGAACCGCCCACCAGGAGGCCCTCTTCACGCGCGAGCCTGCGGGTCATGTCGAACGAATCGGCATCGGACACCGCGATGATCTCGTCCGGGATCGACGGGTCGTATGCCGTCGGCCAGAAATCCTCGCCGACACCCTCGACCAGGTAGGGACGACCGGTGCCACCCGAGTAGACCGAGCCCTCCGGGTCGACGCCGACCACCTTCACGGCCCCGTCGGAGACCTCCTTGAGGTAGCGACCCGTTCCCGTGATCGTGCCGCCGGTGCCGACGCCGGCCACGAAGTGGGTGACGGTGCCGTCGGTGTCGGCCCAGATCTCCGGACCGGTGGTCTCGTAATGGCTCTGCGGGCCGGCCGGATTGGAGTACTGATCGGGCTTCCAGGCGCCCTCGATCTCGCGCACGAGCCGGTCGGACACGCTGTAGTAACTGTCCGGATGGTCCGGCGGCACCGCGGTCGGGCACACCACCACCTCGGCACCGTAGGCACGCAGCACGTTGCGCTTGTCCTCCCCGACCTTGTCGGGGCACACGAAGACGCATTTGTATCCGCGCTGCTGGGCCACCAGCGCCAGTCCGACGCCGGTGTTGCCCGATGTCGGCTCGACGATGGTGCCGCCCGGCGGCAACGCACCCGACTTCTCGGCGGCCTCCACCATCCGGACGGCGATCCGGTCCTTGCTGCTGCCACCGGGGTTGAGGTACTCGAGCTTGGCGGCGACCAGGCCCGAACCGGGGTTGGTCACCGAGTTGAGCTTGACCAACGGGGTGTTGCCCACCAGGTCCACGACATGATCAGCGATACGCATACGACCATGGTCCCAGAGGTGCGGAATCGGATCGAACCCGGAGTGAAACTACGACTAAGCTGGCAGCCGTGTCCGAATGTGAGTCACATGGATTCGAGTGGCCGGGTCGCCGTGGACAACAACCGACTGCTGCGTGACGTCGGCGCGACGGTCGCGGCCACCGCGGCAAGCGCAGGCGCATCGTGGGCGGCATACAACTACCTGAACGGCCAGGCCACCGAGGCGCGCACGGTGATCCCACATCGCACCGACGACGCGCCCAACGGCGACGGCATCTATCTGCCCGACGGCACCGGACCGCACCGCGCCGCCCGGGGCACCGCGGTGGACGTCTACCTCGTCGTGTTCGGCGATTCGACCGCTGCCGGCCTCGGCGCCGAGACCGCGGACCAGACGCCCGGGGTGCTGCTCGCCCGGCGGGTGGCGGCGGAGACGGGCAAGACCGTGCGATACGCGAACAAGGCCATCGTCGGTGCCACATCAAAGGGCCTCGGGGCACAGGTCGACGCGATGCTGATCACGCGCGAGCGGCCCGACGTCGCGGTGATCCTGATCGGTGCCAACGACGTCACCGCCACCAATGGCATCCGGTCGTCGGCCAGACGCCTCGGCGAGGCCGTTGCGTTGCTGAAGGAGAACGGCGCCGCGGTGGTGGTGGGCACCTGCCCCGACTTCGGCGTCATCACCGCCATCCCACAACCACTCCGTTCCGTGTTGCGCCGCTGGGGTCTGCAACTCGCGTCGGCGCAACGCGGTGCGGTGCGTGCGGCCGGTGGGCGGCCCGTGCCGATGGCCGATCTGCTGGCCAAAGAATTCCTCGCCAAGCCGGAGCACATGTTCTCGCCGGACCAATACCATCCGTCGGCCGCCGGGTACGCCCTCGCCGCCGACATCCTGATCCCGGAGGTTCTCGAGTCGATCGGCGAGTGGGGACCTGCACCATTGCCCCAGCCACCCGAGGTCTCAGAGGCTGTCGAGCAGAATCGGCTGGTCAGCAAGGTTCGCCGGCTGGTGGGACGGCAGACGAACCAAGCAACTGCTAGGGGGTAATCTGGGCGGCATGCCTGAAGCAGTGATCGTCGCCCATGCCCGTTCCCCCATCGGCCGCGCCGGCAAGGGATCCCTCAAGGACGTCCGGCCGGACGAACTCTCCCGCCAGATGGTCGCCGCCGCCCTCGCGAAGGTGCCCGAACTCGATGTCGCCGACATCGAGGACATCCACTGGGGCATCGGCCAGCCCGGTGGTCAGGGTGGTTACAACATCGCCCGCGTCATCGCCGTCGAACTCGGCCTCGACCATGTGCCCGGCGTCTCCGTGAACCGTTACTGCTCGTCGTCTCTGCAGACCACCCGCATGGCGCTGCACGCAATCAAGGCAGGCGAAGCCGACGTGATCATCTCCGGCGGCGTCGAGAGCGTGTCCAGCTTC is a genomic window of Gordonia sp. SID5947 containing:
- the ilvA gene encoding threonine ammonia-lyase → MLLTSAEIDDAGQALSGVMRRTPVIASRVLSERIGCEVWLKCENLQRTGSFKPRGAYLRISRLSAEERARGVVAASAGNHAQGVAWSAGTLGITARVYMPRGAALPKVAATKAYGAEVVLEGSTVDEALVAARRFADETGAVLVHPFDHSDIVAGQATVGSEILTQIPDVDAIVVPLGGGGLLAGIAAAVKPRRPEVSVIGVQAAQAAAWPRSLAEGHPVAAESMNTMADGIAVAMPGEVPFAHISELVDSVVTVSEESLSTALLLMLERAKLIVEPAGAAAVAAVASGGLALSGKVCVVVSGGNIDPLLLSHVTTHGLTAAGRFLTVTATVSDRPGGLIALLELLRDRGASVVDVVHSRVADDLYLDEVQVTVSVETRGPEHQREVRHALSEAGFLRE
- a CDS encoding SGNH/GDSL hydrolase family protein, translating into MDSSGRVAVDNNRLLRDVGATVAATAASAGASWAAYNYLNGQATEARTVIPHRTDDAPNGDGIYLPDGTGPHRAARGTAVDVYLVVFGDSTAAGLGAETADQTPGVLLARRVAAETGKTVRYANKAIVGATSKGLGAQVDAMLITRERPDVAVILIGANDVTATNGIRSSARRLGEAVALLKENGAAVVVGTCPDFGVITAIPQPLRSVLRRWGLQLASAQRGAVRAAGGRPVPMADLLAKEFLAKPEHMFSPDQYHPSAAGYALAADILIPEVLESIGEWGPAPLPQPPEVSEAVEQNRLVSKVRRLVGRQTNQATARG
- a CDS encoding cystathionine gamma-synthase; translated protein: MSEKRSAADSTRWQGFSTQAIHAGYEPDPRTGAVNVPIYASSTFAQDGVGGLRDGFEYARTGNPTRRVLEANIAALERGEYGRGFASGMAATDALLRATLRPGDHMVIPNDAYGGTFRLIDKVFSQWGITYSAAPVSDVDAVRAAITPATKLVWIETPTNPLLNVGDIEALAAVAHEAGAKLVVDNTFASPYLQQPITLGADVVLHSTTKYLGGHSDVVGGALVTNSEELDDAVAFLQNGAGAVPGPFDAYLTMRGIKTLAVRMDRHCDNAEKVVDYLSSHPKIDSVLYPGLPMHPGHDVAAKQMRRFGGMVSVRVKGGQVAAQEFCARTEVFTLAESLGGIESLIEHPGAMTHASTAGSLLEVPADLVRLSVGIEDIADLLGDLENALG
- a CDS encoding cystathionine beta-synthase, which translates into the protein MRIADHVVDLVGNTPLVKLNSVTNPGSGLVAAKLEYLNPGGSSKDRIAVRMVEAAEKSGALPPGGTIVEPTSGNTGVGLALVAQQRGYKCVFVCPDKVGEDKRNVLRAYGAEVVVCPTAVPPDHPDSYYSVSDRLVREIEGAWKPDQYSNPAGPQSHYETTGPEIWADTDGTVTHFVAGVGTGGTITGTGRYLKEVSDGAVKVVGVDPEGSVYSGGTGRPYLVEGVGEDFWPTAYDPSIPDEIIAVSDADSFDMTRRLAREEGLLVGGSCGMAVVAALQVAEREGPDAVVVVLLPDGGRGYLGKIFNDKWMSSYGFLRSPLDGKTTEPLVGDVLRGKAGALPDLVHTHPSETLRDAIEILREYGVSQMPVVGAEPPVMAGEVAGAVTERDLLGAVFEGRASLADPVSAHMGDPFPLIGSGEPVSAATKVLSESDALMVVEDGKPIGVITRHDLLAFVSSNPIVG
- a CDS encoding SRPBCC family protein, whose amino-acid sequence is MARSYPLESIDLDFFESAPVTYRIDVNLPVTPQRAWAEFTRQNTLDWCRAIKSIEFTSPPPYGVGTTRKASLGVAGLSEHFFVWDEDDAAGEYRNAFYAASASTPGLKRFGELTEVRPAEVGCRLIWSFALELATSAKAVTAFSGPTAATVFKTVETDTIRHFAKFAPQS